The genomic stretch cttcagAGAGCATACACCGATTTCCCGTGtattctctccctctccctctaaaATACCGAAAATCCCTTCAAAAACCCTAAAAATGCCACCCATGTCCTGCCCCTCTCCCCTAACTTACCTTCTCTCTGTATAAACCCTAGCCTTGAATTCTCACAAAGACGGAGGAAAACCCTAGTTTATAGGgtttttagggtttcaagggaTTCTCGATTGATCTCGACCGCACATCGATGCCGCCTCCGCGACGATGAATCGCAACGGGCCCACCACCGGATGCACCGCCTGCAACGACTCCTCGGCCCCACGCCTCCTCCACAACGTCCGGCACCGCGGCGTCTACCACCGCCTCTGCGCGTCCTGTGTCCTCAAATTCCATCCGGCGTCTTTCTGCCCCACCTGCCTCGATGTCTTTGATTCATCCCCACCGTCGGGTTCGGTCAGATGCTCGAAATGCACCTCGATCTCCCACTCGGCGTGCGTCCCAACGGAGGCCCCGGATTCTTCTTACGTCTGCCCTAGCTGCTCAAACCCTAGCTCCACGTTCTTCAAAATTGGCGCCTCGGGAGCTGCGGATGGAGGCCCGGCTATCGGGCGACTGTCGATCGATCTGAAGTCTTCGCAGGTGCTCCTTGCGGCTGCCCGGATTGCCGCGGCATCGATGTGTAGGGCGGTGGCTGTAGCTAGAATGGACGTGGAGAGGAAGGTTAGGGAAGCTGCGGTTGCGAGGAAGAGAGCGAGGGAAGCGCTTGAGAGAGCTGCTCTGATTGCCtcgaaggagaaggagaagagattGAAGGGGATTTCAGCTCCAGTTCCAGCGGTAGAAcagaagaagaaatcaaaatcaaatagtgcTGTTGCTGCTGCCGTGGCAGCACAGAAGCGGATCCAAAGCAACAAGTCAGGTGGGTTTTCGGCATCCTTGAATAATGTCGGATCGGTAGGGAAGGAAAAATTGGTTGGGTTTCATACACCAATTGCTGTGCAGAGACCGTCGACGAACGGTCTCTCTCTTGAGGAAAAGGATAACTTGAAAGGGCCACCTGCTCTGGCGTCCGGGCATCAGCAACTTCATAACCATGTGTTAAAAGAGGAAAAGATGAAGAATCAGGGCTTTTCAGGTCCATCTACCTCCAGGCAGCTGCATTCTGGAAGTAGTCATGTTACAGAAGAGGAAGGAAAATTAAAACGGTTCACGAATTCAGAGATGGGTCCTCCCCAGCTACCCCAGTCAAACCAAGGTGAATATCAAATGGCCTGTCTTGGTTAACTTTCAATATTAGTTGAGTCGAGTACTTCAATCCAAATCAGCACCAGCAATATTTCTGATTCTACCAGAAATGCCGCTGCTCATGATTTGGGTTGgaagtctgtttttttttttttttgtttttgtttttcttttatattggAAAAGTATGCTGCCTCAAATAGCAAACATTTTAAGACCAATTTGAAAAAGCATTGAATCTTCCCAAATCACAATTCAGGATTGCATACATATGAACTCACCCAAATAGTGTTTTTCAAGAAACGaagcctttctttctttctttcttttacttaCTATGATAGTTTGTGTATGTGCTTATAGTTGGAGTGTAATGGCTGTTTCGTTGCTTGTAGCCTTGTAGGACAACAATGCATCACTATAGACTTATTTAAATTCATACAAGTTTTCCATACTAGTCATGGTCTGGCTGAGTTGTATTTGTGCTGGCATTGCAGAAGCATCAGTATCCAAGGCCAACTCCGGAGTCGTGTTCACTGGTTCACCAAATATGGCAAGTTTGATTTCATGAGTTGCGTTTGTGGGTCTAGTCCAATTTCTTGGTACATCTCATTTTCTTCCCTTACCCATATCTGAAAATCATGCAGTGATTGTTGAGagcatgttgtatgtatttcatcctttTGTAATGGAGTTGAATGTGATACTTGGGGCTCATTGTTTTCTTTAATAGAAAGAGATGTTCCTTTACCATACTGTTTTTATCTCAGTTTTCTATGTCAAGTTTTTTTAACTTACCAATTTTCCGTTTTAGCATTTTAGTCTTAGATAAGTATGCACAGTTGAGTTTGCCCAGTACATAAAGCCAGTCCAGACATTCCTTTGCGAGGATGCTGCCCATTTGTTAGCTTCTTGCAGGATATGACTAAAGGAGGCCTATACCTATAAGCTAATTGACAATTCAAAGTCTCATCAATGGTAAATGCTAATTGCCATGAACTCAGACTCCTATTTAATATGCCCATCAGCCCATGCAATTGCATTGAGAGGCTACCTTCAATGAAGAGCCAACAAGCAATGATTTGCAAAGATCTTTAGTCCACTGGGGCATATACTGTATTCTGCTTCATCTACTCCTTCAATATGCTAATCGACTGAACGGGTCCAACAATCCATGAGGTTTTACAATAAATTGCCCCATATTGCCCTTCTCCATTAATTTTTTGGGTGGGTTCagaaagaaaattagaaattCAACAACAAAGCTGGTCATACAAAAGGGCTAGCAACTCGCAACAGCGGacaaatacaaaatctcaaacaAGATTAGTACATAGAGACCATTGGAGAGATCTAGATGCCCCCAATTTGGTGAGAACATCAACTAGCTCATTTGCTTCTTGACTCACTTGGGAGAAGGCCGCCTGCTTGCCTCTTCACAGATCATGAGCTTCTTCTATTAGGTGGCTAGCTTCCAGGGAATACTAAGAAACCCACAAATTTGTGTTAGTTTTCATAAGTCAAGCAAAAATTCCCTCGTGCACTACTATTAAATATAAGGAAAAAGGCAGGAGTTAGGATGAAGGCAATGGCTGAAGATGCTGCCCTCTTACATACACACGTAGTGATTTAGGTGTAGGACCCTCCATTCTGGATCCCTCTCTATCACTGCAGGCACAAAGTTCTAAGCCGCCATTAGCTTGGTTGCTTAGGGGGTTTGCAACCATTATGGTCTCATACGATTCACCCATAACCTGTGAAGCACCAAACGAGCAGCCATCAAATTAATTTTGAAGTGGCTGACTGGCAGAGGCTTCCAAGCAGCAAGAGCCCAATCAATTTTAGGATTCCACCGCAACACTTTACTCCACTCGAAAGAGACCAGGGCCTGCAAGATTATTTTCAGCTCCACACTGGACTAACTTTCTTACTCCATAACTGCAAGAGCCGGTTTATCTTTCCTGCTAGATCTTTAGCCTGTGTGGATCTTCCTCTAAACATCCTACTGTTTCTTTCCAGCC from Magnolia sinica isolate HGM2019 chromosome 17, MsV1, whole genome shotgun sequence encodes the following:
- the LOC131230402 gene encoding uncharacterized protein LOC131230402 isoform X1, whose protein sequence is MNRNGPTTGCTACNDSSAPRLLHNVRHRGVYHRLCASCVLKFHPASFCPTCLDVFDSSPPSGSVRCSKCTSISHSACVPTEAPDSSYVCPSCSNPSSTFFKIGASGAADGGPAIGRLSIDLKSSQVLLAAARIAAASMCRAVAVARMDVERKVREAAVARKRAREALERAALIASKEKEKRLKGISAPVPAVEQKKKSKSNSAVAAAVAAQKRIQSNKSGGFSASLNNVGSVGKEKLVGFHTPIAVQRPSTNGLSLEEKDNLKGPPALASGHQQLHNHVLKEEKMKNQGFSGPSTSRQLHSGSSHVTEEEGKLKRFTNSEMGPPQLPQSNQEASVSKANSGVVFTGSPNMASLIS
- the LOC131230402 gene encoding uncharacterized protein LOC131230402 isoform X2; translated protein: MNRNGPTTGCTACNDSSAPRLLHNVRHRGVYHRLCASCVLKFHPASFCPTCLDVFDSSPPSGSVRCSKCTSISHSACVPTEAPDSSYVCPSCSNPSSTFFKIGASGAADGGPAIGRLSIDLKSSQVLLAAARIAAASMCRAVAVARMDVERKVREAAVARKRAREALERAALIASKEKEKRLKGISAPVPAVEQKKKSKSNSAVAAAVAAQKRIQSNKSGGFSASLNNVGSVGKEKLVGFHTPIAVQRPSTNGLSLEEKDNLKGPPALASGHQQLHNHVLKEEKMKNQGFSGPSTSRQLHSGSSHVTEEEGKLKRFTNSEMGPPQLPQSNQAIAAGLIWN